CGCATTTACATGCACTTTTAATTCTGGAAACCAATGAATTTTATAATCCACACCTAAGTTTCCAATAAATCTGTTTACGTATCCAATATCATCTTTCTGATACAAAAGCCCTACAGGATTTCGCGCCGCAAGCGAGTTGGGAAGACCTTTAGAGTTTGGATCAATCCACTCAAAATAATTTCCATAATCGGAAGGAACTGCATTTTTAGGAGTGCGTGGCTTATAGCCGATTAATGTAGTATCGGAATAAACAGGCATGGTTGGATTGTAGGTCAATGCTCCTCCAATTGCACCTTGATCGGCAAACCAACTCTTTGTATTTGCAAATTTGGTACTCAATTCAATTTTTAAATGATCTTCAAGGAAACTTGGATTTAAATTCAAGCCGATAGATTTTCTGTCCATTTGTGAACGTTTCAATATCCCTTCTTGATTGTAGTATCCAATGCTTAAACGATAAGGTAATTTTTTAACACCGCCCGAAATGGAAACGTTATTATCGGTTCCCCAAGCCATGCGGTAAATTTCTTTTTGCCAGTCGGTGTTTGCAGGACCTAACAATTTTTTCTGATTGGCTGTACCACTATCTGTTACCAAAGTTCTGAACTCATCGGCAGACAATACATCCACATATTTAATGATTTTGAAAGAGAGGTAGTCGTACTAAAATCAACGTGAATTTTCCCATCACCTACTCCTTTTTAGTGGTAATAATAATTACACCATTTGCTGCTCTCGCACCATAGATAGCTGCAGCTGATGCATCTTTCAAGATGGTCATATTCTCGATGTCGTTTGGATTAATCAAACTGAGCGGGTTTCCTGAACCGTTAATTGTTCCATTGTCGATTGGCACACCATCAATAACAATTAATGGGTCGTTGCTGGCATTCAAAGAAGAACCTCCACGAATTCGAATTCTGCTTCCGGAGCCGGGCTGTCCGCTATTCGGAGTAACTTGCACTCCAGCAACTTTTCCGGTAAGCAATTGCTCCGGTGTTGCGAAATTACCTTTGTTAAAATCTTTTGCACCCACTGAGGTTACAGCACCCGTTAAATCTTTCTTTGCGGTTGTACCGTATCCTACCACCACCATTTCCTTGAGCCCAATTGAGCTTTCTTCCATTTTAGTATCGATGGTGATGCTTTCGCCGTCTTTTAAAGTAACTTCTTTTACTTGTGTATCGAAGCCCACAAATGAGATGGATAGTTTATAAACTCCGGCGGCTAAATTGTCAATCTTAAATTTTCCGTTTAAATCCGTAACCGAACCAACAGTTGTACCCTGCACTGAAACTGAAACGCCGGGAACTGTTTCTCCTTTTTATCGGTAATTGTACCACTTATACTTCCCGTTTGGGCCCATGCGTGCAGCATCCCCGAGAAGTACAAAAACCCAATCAGCAAAAATCTTGTCAAGTAATTTGTCCTCATTCTTTGTTTTTGTATTTAAATGTTAATAAAAGTGAAAATCTTATCTGAACAAACATAAAAAAAAAAAAGTGAATGCAAAGTTAAATTACAACACTTTAAGCCCCCTTTTGTTCAATGGCTTAAAATCAACTACGAACGAATTATTTGCTTCGTTATCTGATGAAAAATAATTAAAATACTTTTGCTCAAAATTTAACGATGCTAAAGCTCTCCTATTCACCTTATACGCTTCAACTTTTACATCCATTTACCATTGCGACAAATACTCGAAACAGTACGCCAATTGTGTTGGTGCAAATAAAATACGAAAACTTAATTGGCTATGGTGAAGCCTCCATGCCGCCCTATTTAGGCGAATCGCACGAAAGTGTTTTACGCTTTTTAGCGAAAGTTAATTTGGCGAAATATGATTTACCTTTTGATTTAGCAGGCATTTTAACAGAGATAGACAAAATTGAAACCGGAAATACAGCTGCCAAAGCTGCAATTGATATAGCATTGCACGATTTGGTCGGAAAAATTTTAAATACACCTTGGCATAAAATTATTGAAGCAGCTCCTGAAAAGATGCCCGAAACCTCCATGACGATCGGTATCGACAGCATTGAAATGATAAAGAAAAAAGTAGCAGAAGCCAATGATTTTAAAGTGTTGAAAATAAAATTAGGCCATGAAAACGATAAAAAAATAATTGAAGCAATTCGTGAAGTTACAGATAAACCAATATGTGTGGATGTAAATCAAGGATGGAGCAATAAAGAATTTGCCCTTGAAATGATTCAGTGGCTGAACGAAAAAAATGTACTTTTTATTGAGCAACCTCTCCCGAAGGAAATGCTGGGAGAAACCGCAGCTTAGTGCCAGAAGCCCTTTGCCCATTATTGCAGACGAAGCAGTACAACGATTAGATGATATCGAAAAATAAAGGTGCCTATCATGGTATAAACATAAAACTCATGAAATGCACCGGGATGCGAGAAGCGCATCAAATGATTCAAAAGGCAAGACAACCTAAGTTGAAAGTGCTGATTGGATGCATGAATGAAAGCAGTTGTGCAAATTTAGCTGCCGCACAACTGGCGCCTTTGGCAGATTGGGTGGATTTAGACGGACCGTTTATGATTTCAAACAACCCGTTTAAAACTCCCGAACTTACGCATGGAAAATAGTTTTATTCGCTTTGCCCGGGATTGGGCTTGAGTTGAAATAATATAAATTTGTAGCCGATTAAGTATCGCAGTAATTTGATCTGAAAAATAACCATGCATAAAAAATGTGCCCGAAGATTTAGGTTTCGGAACAAAATAACGGGTAGAGAACAGCGGATGATTAACCGTGACGGGTCTTTTAACGTAACTCGTAAGGGCAATCGTTTTGGGATACCTTTAATATTTATCACTCACTCATTACCATGAGTTGGAGCAAGTTTTTAATTTTTGTTTCGCTCTTTTATATTGGTGTGAATTTAATTTTTGCCTGGGTGTTTTACCTTATCAGGATGCAGCATTTGGCAGGAGCAATGGGAGCTACAGAATTAGAA
The sequence above is a segment of the Bacteroidota bacterium genome. Coding sequences within it:
- a CDS encoding TonB-dependent receptor plug domain-containing protein, translated to MQGTTVGSVTDLNGKFKIDNLAAGVYKLSISFVGFDTQVKEVTLKDGESITIDTKMEESSIGLKEMVVVGYGTTAKKDLTGAVTSVGAKDFNKGNFATPEQLLTGKVAGVQVTPNSGQPGSGSRIRIRGGSSLNASNDPLIVIDGVPIDNGTINGSGNPLSLINPNDIENMTILKDASAAAIYGARAANGVIIITTKKE